One genomic segment of Poecile atricapillus isolate bPoeAtr1 chromosome 18, bPoeAtr1.hap1, whole genome shotgun sequence includes these proteins:
- the LOC131586213 gene encoding zinc finger protein OZF-like has translation MGDTQKGSIHQELHQEGSVKAELHLFPSRELTGDSLQEADQRQDHKQELERESEMETCFPKRYGMVPPYEMEVWGCKDSGKAPINKAILAGDGPDLPMCGNGAIWIQQVGEKTYKCPECGKSFSRSSYLSQHQRIHLAEKPFSCSECGKSFTRNSDLIKHQRIHTGEKPYQCSECEKTFSQRSNVIRHQRTHTGERRYLCNECGKSFSQNSHLIVHQRSHKGEKPFNCLRCEKSFSDRSSLIIHRRVHTGEKPHKCQVCGKRFRDSSAIIRHQRIHTGEKPYECTDCGKTFRQSSSLVTHVRTHTGERPYKCPVCGKGFSQSSALTTHRRIHREEALPVCHGSLLPSPFQRIECGRRCSDPSTLAKHQSLHTEERPYICVECGDSFCRSSALKVHLRIHCAKRPYKCEECGKTFRHSSALGAHLRIHVGTKPYKCVECGKTFWKSSTLKVHWKIHMAKKSYKCLVGRRILTSRSLLP, from the coding sequence ATGGGAGACACGCAGAAGGGCAGCATTCATCAGGAACTTCATCAGGAAGGTTCAGTGAAAGCTGAACTCCATCTGTTCCCCTCCAGGGAGCTCACAGGAGATTCCCTCCAGGAGGCCGATCAAAGACAGGACCacaagcaggagctggaaagaGAAAGTGAGATGGAGACATGTTTTCCAAAGAGATATGGAATGGTACCCCCTTATGAGATGGAAGTCTGGGGGTGCAAGGACAGTGGTAAAGCCCCTATAAACAAGGCTATCCTTGCTGGGGACGGGCCAGATCTGCCCATGTGTGGGAACGGTGCCATTTGGATTCAGCAGGTGGGGGAGAAAACCTACaagtgtcccgagtgtgggaagagctttagCCGGAGTTCATACCTGAGCCAGCACCAGAGGATCCACCTGGCAGAGAAACCCTTCAGCTGCTCTGAATGTGGGAAGAGTTTCACCCGCAATTCGGACCTGATCAAACACCAGCGAATCCACACAGGGGAGAAGCCCTACCAGTGCAGCGAATGCGAGAAgaccttcagccagaggtcTAACGTGATCAGGCACCAGCGCACCCACACGGGAGAGAGACGCTACCTGTGCAAcgaatgtgggaagagcttcagccagaacTCTCATCTCATCGTCCACCAGCGAAGCCACAAGGGTGAGAAACCCTTTAATTGTCTGCGCTGTGAGAAAAGCTTCAGCGACCGCTCCTCCCTGATCATACATCGGAGGGTCCACACCGGagagaagccccacaagtgccAGGTGTGTGGGAAGCGTTTCCGGGACAGCTCAGCCATCATTCGGCATCAGAGGATTCACACGGGAGAGAAACCCTACGAGTGCACAGATTGTGGGAAGACCTTCCGGCAGAGCTCCTCGCTGGTGACTCACGTGCGAACGCACACGGGTGAGAGGCCCTACAAGTGCCCCGtgtgcgggaagggcttcagccagagctcagcGCTCACCACTCATCGCCGGATCCACAGGGAAGAGGCCTTGCCCGTGTGCCATGGCAgcctcctgcccagccccttccagcGCATCGAGTGTGGCCGGAGGTGCAGCGACCCCTCCACTCTGGCCAAGCACCAGAGCCTGCACACTGAGGAGCGGCCCTACATCTGTGTGGAGTGCGGGGACAGCTTCTGCCGGAGCTCAGCTCTCAAAGTGCACCTGAGGATCCACTGTGCCAAGAGACCCTACAAGTGTGAGGAGTGTGGGAAAACGTTCCGGCACAGCTCGGCCCTCGGTGCCCACCTGAGGATCCACGTGGGAACCAAGCCCTACAAGTGTGTCGAGTGTGGGAAAACCTTCTGGAAAAGCTCAACACTTAAAGTGCATTGGAAAATACACATGGCCAAGAAATCTTATAAATGTCTGGTGGGTAGAAGAATCCTCACCTCCCGCTCACTTCTGCCATAA